A single genomic interval of Lathyrus oleraceus cultivar Zhongwan6 chromosome 7, CAAS_Psat_ZW6_1.0, whole genome shotgun sequence harbors:
- the LOC127102775 gene encoding uncharacterized protein LOC127102775: protein MQQREKETFREYAQRWREIAAQVVPPMEEKEMTKVFLKTLDTFYYERMIASAPTDFTDMVNMGVRLEEAVREGRLVREGSSSSSGAKRYGGFMKKKEQETNAVSYNHPRRINYPYHSQHQHIATVTPVITSAPVQVQSPQQRTNRFQQNTQYQQQHQPQQHQHQLQQRPPQQQRRTNFDPIPMSYTELYPALITKNLVQPRPRPLVPEVLPWWYKPELEVQKLTRAGILTFKNMGPNVKDNPMPSHGPSSVNNIEICGTCSVNSRGCRKIQDDLQGVLDQGLIQISRQGSSPESQEQEVNVIIPCFNIPEKVEITYHPREPVVICPPGPMPYTSDKAVPYRYATTIIENGKEVEIKTLASVTNIAANSRMMRSGRVFAPPVIPSRNVEKDPVVVVPVTREAEGQTSNSILDKETDELLRIIKLSDYKVVDQLLQTPSKISILSLLLNSAVHREALLKVLDQAFVEQDITAEQFNNVVGSITSCNGLGFCDEELPEEGKNHNFALHISANCQGDSLSNILIDTGSSLNVMPKSTLVKLKYKGGQMRHNGIIVKAFDGSRKSVIGEVDLPIGIGPHVFQITFQVMDIVPAYSCLLGRPWIHEAGAITSTLHQKLKFVKNGQIVTVNGEQAMLISHLSSFSVIEVDETAVQTPFQALTIDDYKKSEGSIASFKDAQQIVKTGPTEMWGKVIELPENVNHAGLGFVDGKQVQTSVVRPFKDIFHSGGFINMVAVEEDTF, encoded by the exons ATGCAACAAAGAGAAAAGGAGACATTCCGTGAATACGCGCAAAGGTGGCGCGAAATTGCAGCACAGGTTGTTCCACCtatggaagaaaaggagatgacgaAAGTGTTCTTAAAGACTCTTGATACTttttattacgagaggatgattgCAAGCGCTCCTACAGACTTTACTGACATGGTAAACATGGGAGTCCGTTTAGAGGAAGCAGTTCGAGAAGGGCGTCTAGTCAGAGAAGGAAGTTCATCTTCAAGCGGGGCAAAGAGGTACGGCGGTTTTATGAAAAAGAAGGAACAAGAAACTAATGCTGTGTCCTATAATCATCCAAGAAGGATCAATTATCCTTACCATTCTCAACACCAACATATAGCAACCGTGACTCCAGTAATCACTTCCGCTCCAGTTCAAGTCCAATCCCCTCAGCAGCGTACCAACCGCTTCCAACAGAAtactcagtatcagcaacaacatcaacctcaacaacatcaacatcagtTACAACAACGTCCACCACAGCAGCAAAGAAGAAccaattttgatccaattccaatgtcATATACAGAATTGTATCCAGCTTTGATCACTAAAAACCTTGTGCAACCACGACCACGACCTCTTGTACCAGAAGTGCTACcttggtggtacaagccagag TTGGAAGTACAGAAGTTGACAAGAGCAGGTATCCTGACCTTCAAGAACATGGGTCCCAATGTGAAGGACAATCCAATGCCAAGTCATGGTCCTTCATCAGTGAACAATATAGAA ATCTGTGGTACATGTTCAGTCAATTCAAGAGGTTGTAGAAAGATTCAAGATGATTTGCAAGGCGTCCTTGATCAGGGTTTGATTCAGATTTCTAGACAAGGGAGTTCTCCAGAATCACAAGAACAAGAGGTGAATGTCATCATTCCTTGCTTCAACATTCCAGAGAAAGTAGAGATAACTTATCATCCGAGGGAGCCAGTGGTGATTTGCCCTCCGGGCCCAATGCCTTACACTTCAGATAAAGCGGTCCCCTACCGCTATGCAACAACTATTATTGAGAACGGTAAAGAGGTCGAGATTAAAACCTTAGCCTCAGTTACAAATATCGCAGCAAATAGCCGAATGATGCGCAGTGGCCGCGTGTTCGCTCCGCCGGTTATCCCAAGTAGAAATGTTGAGAAAGATCCAGTAGTCGTGGTACCAGTGACAAGAGAAGCAGAAGGGCAAACAAGCAATTCAATCCTTGATAAAGAAACAGATGAACTACTTAGAATTATCAAGCTCAGTGACTACAAAGTGGTAGATCAGTTGCTacagacaccgtcaaaaatctcgaTCCTGTCCTTATTATTGAATTCAGCTGTCCACAGAGAAGCACTACTGAAGGTGCTTGATCAAGCCTTTGTAGAACAGGATATAACAGCAGAGCAGTTCAACAATGTTGTAGGCAGCATCACTTCGTGCAATGGCTTAggcttttgtgatgaagaactgCCAGAAGAAGGAAAGAATCACAACTTCGCTCTCCATATCTCAGCCAATTGTCAAGGGGATTCTTTGTCTAATATCCTAATTGATACCGGTTCATCTCTGAATGTCATGCCCAAGTCTACCTTGGTGAAGCTAAAGTACAAAGGGGGGCAAATGCGGCACAATGGAATTATTGTGAAAGCGTTCGATGGATCAAGAAAATCAGTCATTGGAGAAGTTGATTTGCCTATTGGTATTGGACCACATGTattccagatcactttccaggttatggatataGTGCCAGCTTATAGCTGTCTTCTCGGAcgcccatggattcatgaggcgggTGCCATTACATCCACGttacaccagaagttaaaatttgtcaagaatgggcAAATAGTGACGGTTAATGGGGAGCAGGCTATGCTGATTAGCCACCTTTCATCGTTTAGTGTGATAGAAGTAGACGAGACGGCTGTTCAAACTCCATTTCAGGCCCTGACCATCGATGATTACAAGAAAAGTGAAGGTTCAATCGCGTCATTCAAAGACGCCCAGCAGATTGTCAAGACAGGTCCTACAGAAATGTGGGGCAAGGTGATAGAGTTGCCAGAAAACGTTAACCATGCAGGATTAGGCTTTGTTGATGGAAAACAAGTGCAGACTTCAGTGGTGCGACCTTTCAAAGATATCTTTCACAGCGGTGGGTTTATCAACATGGTAGCAGTTGAGGAGGATACTTTTTAG